From the Streptomyces sp. KMM 9044 genome, one window contains:
- a CDS encoding SurA N-terminal domain-containing protein — MHRRRRTALLLTVALTAAAPLLTACGNDARPGAAAVVGGQRITVSQLESRVGEIRAAQREAVPDEAQYKQAVARTGSLTRDTLQGMVLDRVLERAAGDAGVTVTPKEVQEMRSGLEEQAGGAEALETAWLQQYGIPPERLDDNLRLQLQAQKLAQRLGTDTSRPEFWQALSEASKELDVNLNPRYGTWDDEKSSRVDARTPWVRDVTGEAAAQPVA, encoded by the coding sequence TTGCACCGCCGTCGCCGCACCGCGCTCCTCCTCACCGTCGCCCTCACCGCGGCGGCCCCCCTGCTCACCGCCTGCGGAAACGACGCCCGTCCCGGGGCGGCGGCCGTCGTGGGCGGCCAGCGGATCACGGTGTCGCAACTGGAGAGCCGGGTCGGCGAGATCCGCGCGGCCCAGCGGGAGGCGGTGCCGGACGAGGCCCAGTACAAGCAGGCCGTCGCCCGCACCGGCAGCCTCACCCGCGACACCCTGCAGGGCATGGTCCTGGACCGGGTGCTGGAGCGCGCCGCGGGCGACGCCGGTGTGACGGTCACCCCCAAGGAGGTTCAGGAGATGCGCTCCGGTCTGGAGGAACAGGCCGGCGGGGCCGAGGCGCTGGAGACGGCCTGGCTGCAGCAGTACGGCATCCCGCCGGAGCGGCTCGACGACAACCTCCGCCTGCAGCTCCAGGCCCAGAAGCTCGCGCAGCGGCTCGGCACCGACACCAGCAGACCCGAGTTCTGGCAGGCCCTGTCCGAGGCGAGCAAGGAGCTCGACGTCAACCTCAACCCCCGCTACGGCACCTGGGACGACGAGAAGAGCAGCCGCGTCGACGCCAGGACCCCGTGGGTACGGGACGTCACGGGGGAAGCCGCAGCCCAGCCGGTCGCCTGA
- a CDS encoding cytochrome P450 family protein, protein MTDQHQPRPENGAPELFTWEFASDPYPAYAWLREHAPVHRTRLPSGVEAWLVTRYADAKQTLADPRLSKNPAHHDEPAHARGRTGIPGERKAELMTHLLNIDPPDHTRLRRLVSKAFTPRRVAEFAPRVQELTDGLIDRFAEGGSADLIHDFAFPLPIYAICDLLGVPREDQDDFRDWAGMMIRHAGGPRGGVARSVKKMRGYLADLIHRKREALPVEPAPGEDLISGLIRASDHGEHLTENEAAAMAFILLFAGFETTVNLIGNGTYALLTHPGQRERLQKSLAAGERGLLETGVEELLRHDGPVELATWRFATEALALGGQHISAGDPVLVVLAAADRDPERFADPDALDLARRDNQHLGYGHGIHYCLGAPLARLEGQTALATLLTRLPDLELAADPAELRWRGGLIMRGLRTLPVKFTPPSM, encoded by the coding sequence GTGACCGACCAGCACCAGCCCCGGCCCGAGAACGGCGCCCCCGAACTCTTCACCTGGGAGTTCGCGAGCGACCCCTACCCCGCGTACGCCTGGCTGAGGGAGCACGCGCCCGTGCACCGGACGCGGCTGCCCAGCGGGGTGGAGGCCTGGCTGGTCACCCGGTACGCCGACGCCAAGCAGACGCTCGCCGACCCCCGCCTCTCGAAGAACCCGGCGCACCACGACGAGCCCGCCCACGCCAGGGGCAGGACCGGTATCCCCGGTGAGCGCAAGGCCGAGCTGATGACGCATCTGCTCAACATCGACCCGCCGGACCACACCCGGCTGCGCAGGCTGGTCAGCAAGGCGTTCACACCGCGCAGGGTCGCCGAGTTCGCGCCCCGGGTGCAGGAGCTCACCGACGGGCTCATCGACCGGTTCGCGGAGGGCGGCTCCGCCGACCTCATCCACGACTTCGCCTTCCCGCTCCCCATCTACGCCATCTGCGACCTGCTCGGCGTTCCGAGGGAGGACCAGGACGACTTCCGCGACTGGGCAGGCATGATGATCCGGCACGCGGGCGGCCCCAGGGGCGGTGTCGCCCGGTCGGTGAAGAAGATGCGCGGCTACCTGGCCGACCTGATCCACCGCAAGCGCGAGGCACTGCCTGTCGAACCCGCCCCCGGCGAGGACCTCATCTCCGGCCTGATCCGCGCCTCCGACCACGGCGAGCACCTCACCGAGAACGAGGCCGCCGCCATGGCGTTCATCCTGCTGTTCGCCGGCTTCGAGACCACCGTCAACCTCATCGGCAACGGCACCTACGCCCTCCTCACCCACCCGGGGCAGCGCGAGCGCCTGCAGAAGTCCCTCGCCGCCGGGGAGCGCGGGCTGCTGGAGACCGGAGTGGAGGAACTCCTGCGCCACGACGGGCCCGTGGAACTGGCCACCTGGCGGTTCGCCACCGAGGCGCTCGCCCTCGGCGGGCAGCACATCTCCGCAGGCGACCCGGTCCTCGTCGTCCTGGCCGCCGCGGACCGTGATCCGGAGCGGTTCGCCGACCCCGACGCACTCGATCTCGCACGGCGCGACAACCAGCATCTGGGGTACGGCCACGGCATCCACTACTGCCTCGGCGCTCCGCTGGCCCGCCTGGAGGGCCAGACCGCGCTCGCCACACTGCTGACCCGGCTGCCGGACCTCGAACTCGCGGCGGACCCGGCCGAACTGCGCTGGCGCGGCGGCCTCATCATGCGCGGACTGCGCACGCTGCCGGTGAAATTCACCCCGCCCTCGATGTGA
- a CDS encoding transglycosylase family protein has translation MLSGNGRHRRPRQAPALLVAAGVTGSAIAIPLLGAGAASAADGSTWDRVAECESGGSWSQNSGNGYYGGLQLTQEDWEAYGGLDYATSADQASRGQQIAVAEKILADQGVGVWRACGLLGGLDRDASVLDAGTGVEGGSPGASGSERSATPSPSQSAGSSSDAKGDEGDEAAADGQKKEGGAEASSAASPSVKDDDSDKSGQKADASESADGEDSGGGRHRGAGAEEEARADRDAGSSGRHASRGGLGFTRGLDGSSPSSDSGSGSASGPSVASDSLALGGGWLAQYGGGDGAEGVAAPNPTLFG, from the coding sequence ATGCTCTCCGGGAACGGTCGTCACCGTCGCCCCCGCCAGGCTCCGGCTCTTCTCGTCGCGGCCGGAGTGACCGGCTCGGCCATCGCGATCCCCCTCCTCGGAGCCGGCGCCGCCAGTGCTGCCGACGGTTCGACCTGGGACCGGGTGGCCGAGTGCGAGTCGGGCGGCTCTTGGAGCCAGAACTCCGGCAACGGTTACTACGGCGGCCTGCAGTTGACCCAGGAGGACTGGGAGGCCTACGGCGGCCTCGACTACGCGACCAGCGCCGACCAGGCCAGCCGCGGCCAGCAGATAGCCGTGGCCGAGAAGATCCTCGCCGACCAGGGTGTCGGCGTGTGGAGAGCCTGCGGCCTGCTGGGGGGCCTGGACCGGGACGCGTCCGTGCTCGATGCCGGCACCGGCGTGGAGGGCGGCTCACCGGGCGCGTCCGGCTCCGAAAGGTCCGCCACTCCGTCGCCGTCCCAGTCCGCCGGCTCCTCGTCGGACGCGAAGGGCGACGAGGGCGACGAAGCTGCCGCGGACGGCCAGAAGAAGGAAGGAGGAGCGGAGGCCTCTTCCGCTGCTTCTCCCTCCGTCAAGGACGACGACTCGGACAAGTCGGGGCAGAAGGCCGACGCTTCGGAATCGGCCGACGGCGAGGACTCCGGCGGCGGCCGTCACCGCGGCGCCGGCGCCGAGGAGGAAGCGCGCGCGGACCGTGACGCCGGATCCTCGGGGCGGCATGCCTCGCGCGGCGGTCTCGGCTTCACACGCGGCCTCGACGGCTCCTCCCCGTCGAGCGACTCCGGCTCGGGCTCCGCGAGCGGCCCCTCGGTCGCCTCCGACTCCCTTGCTCTCGGCGGCGGATGGCTCGCCCAGTACGGCGGGGGCGACGGGGCCGAGGGTGTCGCCGCCCCGAATCCCACCCTTTTCGGTTAG
- a CDS encoding nucleoside triphosphate pyrophosphohydrolase, whose translation MNATSPAAPSAAPTGRIVLLTTSHRVAPGLLSWPAWQTLRAADTVLCADGAHPQLPYLREAGIPVKETSPAAGELVDACTGGRTVVVVATGEGEPALTDGLARLAGAGRVPMPELELLPASYDLPGARLLDLVQVMDRIRAECPWSSRQTHEGLVKYGMEEAYELVEAIEEGGRDELREELGDVLLQVVFHARIAEEHPEEPFSVDDVAGGIVAKLIHRHPHVFGDETATTPEEVKEHWLRTKAVEKRRTSVTEGVPLGQPGLALAATLASRVRTRGLDVPLPRAEGIGYELLGLAARAEAEGVDPEAALRAAARAYRDAIRAAEGVGE comes from the coding sequence GTGAACGCAACCAGCCCCGCGGCACCCTCCGCGGCCCCGACCGGCCGCATCGTCCTGCTCACCACCAGCCACCGCGTCGCGCCCGGCCTGCTGTCCTGGCCCGCCTGGCAGACCCTGCGCGCGGCCGACACGGTGCTGTGCGCGGACGGTGCCCATCCGCAGCTGCCGTATCTCCGGGAGGCGGGCATACCGGTCAAGGAGACGTCACCGGCCGCCGGGGAGCTGGTGGACGCCTGCACCGGTGGGCGCACGGTGGTGGTCGTGGCGACCGGCGAGGGCGAGCCGGCCCTGACCGACGGCCTGGCCCGCCTCGCCGGTGCCGGCCGCGTCCCGATGCCGGAACTGGAACTGCTTCCCGCCTCCTACGACCTGCCGGGTGCCCGCCTGCTCGACCTCGTCCAGGTCATGGACCGCATCCGCGCCGAGTGCCCCTGGTCCTCCCGGCAGACCCACGAGGGCCTGGTGAAGTACGGCATGGAGGAGGCCTACGAACTCGTCGAGGCGATCGAGGAGGGCGGCCGGGACGAACTGCGTGAGGAACTGGGCGACGTCCTCCTCCAGGTCGTCTTCCACGCCCGGATAGCCGAGGAGCACCCCGAGGAGCCCTTCTCCGTCGACGACGTGGCCGGCGGCATCGTCGCCAAGCTCATCCACCGCCATCCCCACGTCTTCGGCGACGAGACGGCGACCACCCCCGAGGAGGTCAAGGAGCACTGGCTGCGTACCAAGGCGGTCGAGAAGCGGCGCACCTCGGTCACCGAGGGCGTCCCTCTCGGCCAGCCGGGACTGGCCCTCGCCGCCACACTCGCCTCCCGCGTCCGCACGAGGGGCCTGGACGTCCCCCTGCCCCGGGCGGAGGGCATCGGCTACGAACTGCTCGGCCTCGCGGCGCGGGCCGAGGCGGAGGGCGTCGACCCGGAAGCGGCGCTGCGCGCGGCCGCCCGGGCCTACCGGGACGCGATACGGGCCGCCGAGGGCGTGGGGGAGTAA